In Phaseolus vulgaris cultivar G19833 chromosome 10, P. vulgaris v2.0, whole genome shotgun sequence, a single genomic region encodes these proteins:
- the LOC137818310 gene encoding casein kinase 1-like protein HD16: MPVIRNGASRGRGAAKQQERQQGPAAEGEAIATRTRRRRAAAAAAAVPKSNNNNDENNKCKQQQQHQPEQVVVVNENVVVAAKEEENRGLGEGVGAGGAEREEVGEKEMVGYNSGGRSNDKANAGPEDDANTPEVPQKIQVGNSPCYKVERKLGKGGFGQVYVGRRCSGNLNERTGPGAVEVALKLEHRTSKGCTYGPPYEWQVYNTLGGSHGVPHVHYKGRQGDYYVMVMDILGPSLWDVWNNNNSHAMSTEMVACIAIEAISILEKMHSRGYVHGDVKPENFLLGPPGTSDEKKLFLVDLGLATKWRDSTTGSHVEYDQRPDVFRGTVRYASVHAHLGRTASRRDDLESLAYTLIFLLRGRLPWQGFQGENKGFLVCKKKMGTSPEIICCFCPQPFKLFVEHVVNLKFDEEPNYAKYISLFDGIVGPNPDIRPINTEGAQKLIGHKRGRLAMEEEDDDQPKKKIRIGLPASQWISVYNARRPMKQRYHYNVSDTRLSQHIEKGNEDGLYISSVASSQNVWALIMDAGTGFAGQVYELSPFFLHKEWIVEQWELGYYISAIAGAANGSSLVVMSKGTQFVQQSYKVSDSFPFKWINKKWREGFYVTSMATSGPRWGVVMSRGAGYSDQVIELDFLYPSEGIHKRWDSGYRITSTAATWDQAAFVLSVPRRKPVDETQETLRTSAFPSTHVKEKWAKNLYIASICYGRTVS; this comes from the exons ATGCCGGTGATTCGTAACGGAGCGAGCAGGGGCCGGGGAGCAGCGAAACAGCAGGAGCGGCAGCAGGGTCCAGCGGCGGAAGGGGAGGCGATTGCGACGAGGACCCGGAGGCGGCGTGCGGCGGCGGCGGCGGCAGCAGTGCCGAAGAGTAACAACAACAACGACGAAAATAATAAGTGCAAGCAGCAACAGCAGCACCAGCCGGAGCAGGTGGTGGTGGTAAATGAGAACGTAGTTGTTGCGGCGAAGGAAGAAGAGAATCGGGGATTGGGGGAAGGTGTTGGCGCGGGTGGAGCGGAGAGGGAAGaggtaggcgagaaagagatggTTGGATATAACAGTGGAGGTCGGAGCAATGATAAAGCCAATGCCGGTCCTGAAGATGACGCCAATACTCCCGAGGTTCCTCAGAAG ATTCAAGTAGGTAATTCCCCTTGTTATAAAGTAGAAAGAAAACTTGGTAAGGGTGGATTTGGTCAGGTATATGTTGGACGACGTTGTAGTGGAAATTTGAATGAGAGAACTGGACCTGGAGCTGTCGAG GTTGCATTAAAACTTGAGCATAGAACTAGTAAAGGATGTACTTATGGACCACCCTACGAGTGGCAAGTGTACAA CACTCTCGGTGGCAGTCATGGTGTGCCTCATGTACACTACAAGGGAAGGCAGGGCGACTATTATGTCATG GTTATGGATATACTGGGACCTAGCCTGTGGGATGTTTGGAATAATAATAACTCTCATGC CATGTCCACGGAAATGGTTGCTTGCATTGCCATTGAAGCAATATCTATATTGGAAAAAATGCACTCTCGAGG ATATGTGCACGGAGATGTGAAGCCTGAAAATTTTCTGCTTGGTCCTCCTGGGACGTCTGATGAGAAAAAATTGTTCCTTGTAGATCTTGGATTAG CTACTAAGTGGAGGGATAGTACAACAGGCTCACATGTGGAATATGATCAAAGACCAGATGTTTTTAG AGGCACAGTCCGCTATGCTAGTGTTCATGCACATTTAGGTAGAACTGCAAGCAGGAGGGATGACTTGGAATCTCTTGCATATACATTGATTTTCCTTCTCCGAGGTCGCCTTCCTTGGCAAGGATTCCAG GGAGAAAACAAAGGTTTCCTAGTTTGCAAGAAGAAGATGGGAACATCTCCAGAGATTATTTGCTGCTTTTGTCCCCAACCTTTTAAGCTGTTTGTTGAACATGTTGTGAACttaaagtttgatgaagaaCCCAATTATGCAAAATACATTTCTTTATTTGATGGGATTGTTGGTCCTAACCCAGATATTAGACCAATTAATACAGAAGGTGCACAAAAG CTCATTGGTCATAAGAGAGGCCGATTAGCCatggaagaagaggacgatgaCCAGCCAAAAAAGAAGATTCGTATAGGTTTGCCAGCATCCCAGTGGATAAGTGTTTACAACGCTCGTAGACCAATGAAACAAAG ATATCACTACAATGTATCAGATACAAGGTTATCCCAGCACATTGAGAAAGGAAACGAGGATGGGTTATATATTAGCAGTGTTGCTTCATCTCAGAACGTATGGGCATTAATCATGGATGCAGGGACAGGTTTCGCTGGCCAAGTTTACGAACTCTCACCCTTCTTTCTCCATAAG GAATGGATTGTGGAGCAATGGGAACTAGGTTACTACATCAGCGCAATTGCTGGAGCTGCAAATGGGAGCTCGCTAGTAGTAATGTCCAAGG GCACACAGTTTGTGCAACAATCATACAAAGTGAGTGATTCATTTCCTTTTAAGTGGATTAACAAAAAGTGGAGGGAGGGGTTTTACGTGACTTCAATGGCCACTTCAGGGCCCAGATGGGGAGTCGTCATGTCTCGTGGTGCAGGATATTCAGACCAG GTTATTGAACTAGACTTTCTGTATCCTAGTGAGGGGATTCACAAGCGGTGGGATAGCGGTTACAGAATCACATCTACTGCTGCAACTTGGGACCAAGCTGCTTTTGTCCTCAGCGTCCCAAGGAGGAAGCCTGTAGATGAAACCCAGGAAACACTTAGGACTTCTGCTTTTCCCAGTACACATGTCAAG GAGAAGTGGGCTAAGAACCTCTACATTGCTTCTATTTGCTACGGACGTACAGTTTCTTGA
- the LOC137819324 gene encoding protein SAWADEE HOMEODOMAIN HOMOLOG 1-like, protein MDTLGLTEQPYPKLSSDEMLELERIYKDMGEKPLDRKLCQEIAKRFSSLSNAAGKTPLSWQQVEQWLKDRQRVSQNKDSSSSNLLPLSADLSSSKGTQATDISDLAFEARSTKDIAWHDIALFLNYRVLCTGELEVRVRYAGFGKEQDEWVNVKQGVRERSVPLAPSECHRVQDGNLVLCFLERDDYALYCDAQVMKIQRRIHDPTECTCTFIVRFLHDHSEEGVSWNRLCCRPTTEEESVVYPILTLHSPQSPSPNFSLNPIESLWG, encoded by the exons ATGGACACATTAGGTTTAACTGAACAGCCATATCCTAAGCTCTCTTCAGATGAG ATGCTGGAATTGGAAAGAATATACAAAGATATGGGAGAAAAACCACTTGATCGGAAGTTGTGTCAGGAGATTGCTAAACGTTTTAG TTCCTTGTCAAATGCTGCTGGTAAAACTCCCTTATCATGGCAACAG GTGGAGCAATGGTTAAAAGATAGGCAGAGAGTATCACAGAATAAAGATAGTTCATCATCCAACCTGCTGCCACTTTCTGCTGATCTTTCAAGTTCAAAAG GTACACAAGCTACAGATATCTCGGATTTGGCATTTGAAGCAAGATCTACAAAAGATATTGCATG GCATGATATTGCATTGTTCCTTAACTACAGAGTTCTGTGCACAGGCGAACTT GAAGTCCGTGTCCGATATGCTGGATTTGGTAAAGAGCAGGATGAGTGGGTGAACGTGAAACAGGGGGTGCGGGAGAGATCTGTACCATTGGCACCTTCAGAATGTCACAGGGTTCAGGATGGAAATCTTGTACTCTGTTTCTTG GAACGAGACGATTATGCTCTCTATTGTGATGCTCAAGTTATGAAAATCCAGAGGAGGATACATGATCCAACAGAGTGTACATGTACTTTCATTGTTCGATTTCTCCATGACCACAGTGAG GAAGGAGTTTCTTGGAACAGGTTATGCTGTAGGCCTACTACAGAAGAAGAATCTGTTGTCTACCCAATTCTTACCCTTCATTCCCCCCAAAGTCCCTCTCCTAATTTCTCCCTAAATCCCATAGAGTCCTTGTGGGGATAA
- the LOC137819489 gene encoding flavonol synthase/flavanone 3-hydroxylase, whose translation MLSPFSPMPEIHVDFRAPPPSPVASGRRSTVTNDDVLTEFLEASLRVPDLVLPDKIFPKQKHLDAPPEVDFVSLCFHRDDALRDVVSDSLSRIGCFQLLNHGIPSQLVDSAAEDAAGVFRVPHAKRAAATRSPEKPWGFEEYHAGEEEEEGSEEFVWCNEEELKSKMEGILPIAYPNFSGKMEKLMSSIEMVAMKILGVILEKKSVEIVGGNEKGNVCCIYKHGGDNSGDAWANSLKYEVIRMLIRGTEYSHSLCFHVCNGSSEFHVYSKKSWLSFCSDPGALVVTAGDQIQILSGGQYKNVIGRPIFKAEEEQSISMAFLCSAQNKKKKNNFDSNRDKTISLSLQAILALILPLVFHLIILVYKKLNQ comes from the exons ATGCTATCGCCGTTTTCGCCAATGCCGGAAATCCACGTCGATTTCCGCGCGCCGCCGCCATCTCCGGTGGCATCCGGCCGGAGATCAACCGTCACCAACGACGACGTTTTGACCGAGTTTCTAGAGGCTTCGCTCCGCGTCCCCGATCTGGTCCTGCCGGACAAGATCTTCCCCAAACAGAAGCACCTCGACGCGCCTCCTGAGGTCGACTTCGTGTCGCTCTGCTTCCACCGCGACGACGCTCTCCGAGACGTCGTTTCCGATTCCCTCAGCAGGATCGGATGCTTCCAGCTTCTCAACCACGGGATACCGTCACAGCTCGTGGACTCCGCCGCCGAGGACGCCGCCGGAGTGTTCCGGGTGCCGCATGCAAAGCGTGCGGCAGCTACTAGGTCGCCGGAGAAGCCGTGGGGGTTCGAGGAGTATCACGCcggagaggaagaggaagaagggAGTGAAGAATTCGTGTGGTGCAATGaagaggagttgaagtcgaaaATGGAGGGAATTTTGCCCATTGCATATCCAAATTTCAG TGGAAAGATGGAAAAGCTTATGTCAAGCATAGAGATGGTGGCTATGAAAATTTTGGGTGTGATATTGGAAAAGAAGAGTGTAGAAATTGTGGGTGGGAATGAGAAAGGGAATGTTTGTTGCATTTATAAGCATGGTGGTGATAATAGTGGGGATGCATGGGCCAATTCCTTGAAATATGAAGTGATCAGAATGCTGATTAGGGGAACAGAATACTCTCACTCACTGTGCTTCCATGTATGTAATGGTTCTTCAGAGTTTCATGTTTACTCCAAGAAAAGTTGGCTCTCTTTCTGCTCTGACCCAGGTGCCCTTGTAGTCACTGCTGGAGATCAAATTCAG ATACTGAGTGGTGGACAGTACAAAAATGTGATTGGAAGACCAATCTTTAAAGCAGAGGAAGAACAGAGCATTTCAATGGCTTTCCTCTGTTCTGCTcaaaacaagaagaagaagaacaatttTGATAGCAATAGAGATAAAACTATTTCACTTTCCCTGCAAGCCATATTGGCTTTAATTCTGCCTCTTGTGTTCCATCTCATCATTCTTGTCtacaaaaaacttaatcaatga